A region from the Triticum aestivum cultivar Chinese Spring chromosome 3D, IWGSC CS RefSeq v2.1, whole genome shotgun sequence genome encodes:
- the LOC123077124 gene encoding protein IWS1 homolog 1: MDDFFDEDGEQLMDPDARSPSPERGAQPYDGLEDDLDDDGADWNRDRSPTPVHGGGGDDGSSSRPRKRLLKKGGGGKGDGGGGMPADDLEDWGEDAAAGLADDDVGGDPDADRKRKGSSSLRDLARGGGKDKHEKKRRKEDVGMVREKRGSSSGGKGSGGGRGGGDRGEDQDEEGEKEIQELWNTIAGDGSEDDEEGVRTLDDDNFIDDTGVDPADRYDNDNDGHSPRRFAQAEEAEEDDEIERLFKGGKKKKKNDRPRADIGLIVEQFIAEFEVASEEDANLNRQHKPAINKLMKLPLLIEVLSKKNLQQEFLDHGILTLLKNWLEPLPDGSMPNMNIRSAVLKLLSDFPIDLEQFDRREQLKKSGLGKVIMFLSKSDEETTSNRKLAKELVDKWSRPIFQKSTRFEDMRTYDGERAPYRRPQMKKPSSSSSGMESRDDDLDADFSQRKSGQSGSRQHASRPEASPLDFVIRPQSKIDPEQIRARAKQQVQDQRRLKMNKKLQQLKAPKKKNLQASKLSVEGRGMVKYL; this comes from the exons atggacga CTTCTTCGACGAGGACGGCGAGCAGCTCATGGACCCCGACGCCCGCTCCCCCTCGCCCGAGCGCGGGGCGCAGCCCTACGACGGCCTCGAGGACGACCTCGACGACGACGGCGCCGACTGGAACCGCGACCGCTCCCCGACCCCcgtgcacggcggcggcggcgacgacgggtcCTCCTCCAGGCCCCGGAAGCGCCTCCTCAAGAAGGGCGGGGGCGggaagggcgacggcggcggcggcatgcccGCCGACGACCTGGAGGACTGGGGCGAGGACGCGGCCGCGGGGCTGGCCGACGACGACGTGGGCGGGGACCCGGACGCCGACAGGAAGAGGAAGGGGTCCTCGAGCCTCAGGGACCTCGCGAGGGGCGGCGGCAAGGACAAGCatgagaagaagaggaggaaggaggacgtGGGCATGGTGAGGGAGAAGAGGGGCTCGTCTTCGGGCGGCAAGGGCTCCGGCGGCGGACGCGGGGGTGGGGATAGGGGTGAGGATCAGGATGAAGAGGGGGAGAAGGAGATCCAGGAGCTCTGGAATACCATCGCCGGGGACGGCTCAGAG GATGATGAAGAAGGTGTTAGAACCTTAGATGATGATAATTTCATCGATGACACTGGGGTTGACCCAGCTGACCGTTATGACAATGATAATGATGGCCACTCTCCTCGACGTTTTGCACAG GCAGAGGAAGCTGAAGAGGACGACGAAATTGAGCGGCTCTTTAAGGgtggtaagaagaagaagaagaatgaccgACCACGTGCAGATATTGGTCTTATAGTTGAACAGTTCATTGCTGAGTTTGAAGTAGCCTCTGAAGAAGATGCCAACCTAAATAGGCAACATAAACCAGCCATTAACAAACTCATGAAGCTTCCGCTCCTCATAGAAGTTCTCTCAAA GAAGAATCTCCAGCAGGAATTCCTTGATCATGGAATACTCACTCTTCTGAAGAACTGGCTTGAGCCTCTACCTGATGGGAGCATGCCCAATATGAATATTCGATCTGCTGTACTGAAGTTACTATCTGAT TTCCCAATTGATCTTGAGCAATTCGACAGAAGAGAGCAGCTCAAGAAAAGTGGCTTGGGAAAG GTTATTATGTTTTTGTCAAAATCTGACGAGGAGACTACTTCCAACAGAAAATTAGCCAAGGAACTGGTTGATAAATGG AGTCGACCAATATTCCAAAAGAGCACAAGATTTGAGGATATGAGGACATATGATGGTGAAAGAGCTCCTTACAGGAGGCCTCAGATGAAGAA GCCTTCGTCAAGTAGTTCTGGAATGGAATCAAGAGACGATGATCTTGATGCTGACTTCTCTCA GCGCAAGTCCGGGCAAAGTGGTTCTAGGCAGCATGCTTCTAGGCCAGAAGCATCACCTTTGGACTTTGTCATTCGTCCACAGTCCAAAATTGACCCCGAACAGATACGGGCTCGTGCTAAGCAACAAGTTCAAGACCAGCGCCGGCTGAAG ATGAACAAGAAACTGCAGCAGCTGAAAGCGCCGAAGAAGAAAAACCTCCAGGCTTCGAAGCTTAGTGTTGAAGGCCGTGGGATGGTCAAGTACTTGTAA
- the LOC123073941 gene encoding uncharacterized protein, whose translation MASRGREYQSLDVDVTSGRKLVTIFICMMQQAQTNLHNLLVLRSLPILTLSSAARRGNLCISHLSATSHGEEFCVRHCHWRSFHRHGPSFGHKIYRYTDSKRFDSQEMDCKLQVSWGF comes from the exons ATGGCGAGCAGAGGGCGTGAGTACCAG AGTTTGGATGTGGATGTTACTTCAGGGAGGAAGTTGGTTACAATTTTCATTTGTATGATGCAGCAGGCACAAACTAATTTACAT AATTTGTTGGTGTTGCGGTCTCTCCCCATCTTAACATTGTCTTCCGCTGCAAGGAGAGGAAATTTGTGTATATCACACCTATCAGCTACATCCCATGGAGAGGAATTTTGTGTCAGGCATTGTCATTGGAGAAGCTTTCACAGGCATGGCCCTTCTTTCGGTCATAAGATTTACAGATATACTGATTCTAAAAGATTTGATTCACAG GAAATGGATTGTAAATTGCAAGTGAGTTGGGGCTTCTGA